In a genomic window of Scyliorhinus torazame isolate Kashiwa2021f chromosome 5, sScyTor2.1, whole genome shotgun sequence:
- the LOC140418607 gene encoding uncharacterized protein: MEKPWKCGECGKGFHFPSGLEAHLHIHTGERPFTCSKCGKGFTQSSHLQTHKRVHTGERPFTCSECGKGFAQSSNLVTHQKVHTGARPFICSMCGKGYIDSSALLLHQRVHTGERPFTCSNCGKRYMDSSSLLVHQRVHTGERPFTCSKCGKGFNQSSSLKIHELLHTSEKPFTCSTCEKRFSDSSSLLTHRRIHTGERPFTCSDCGKRFTTSSNLQRHRRIQTGVRPFTCSQCGKGFTQLSSLLKHQQVHSGERPFTCSECEKGFIDSSHLLRHQHVHK, encoded by the coding sequence atggagaaaccgtggaaatgtggggaatgtgggaagggattccattTCCCATCTGGGCTGGAAGCTCATTTacatattcacactggggagaggcctttcacctgctctaagtgtgggaagggattcactcagtcatcccatctgcaaacacacaaacgagttcacactggggagagaccattcacctgctctgagtgtgggaagggatttgctcagtcatccaacctggtaACCCACCAgaaagttcacactggggcgaggccattcatctgctccatgtgtgggaagggatacatTGATTCATCTGCCTTGctgttacaccagcgagttcacactggggagaggccctttACCTGCTCCAATTGTGGGAAGAGATACATGGATTCATCCAGCCTGctggtacaccagcgagttcacactggggagaggccatttacctgctctaagtgtggcaagggattcaatCAGTCATCCAGCCTTAAGATACATGAGCTTCTTCACACCAGTGAGAAGCCATTCACATGCTCcacgtgtgagaagagattcagtgattcatccagtcTGCTGACTcaccggcgcattcacactggggagaggccattcacctgctccgactgtgggaaaagATTTACtacttcatccaacctgcagagacaccggcGCATTCAGactggggtgaggccgttcacctgctctcagtgtgggaaaggattcactcagttatccagcctcctgaaacaccagcaagttcacagtggggagaggccattcacgtgctccgagtgtgagaaaggattcattgattcatcccacctgctgagacaccagcatgttcacaagtga